In Haloarcula halophila, a single window of DNA contains:
- a CDS encoding ABC transporter ATP-binding protein: MIELNDVRKVYGDSTEAVSQVSFEVEQGETATLVGPSGCGKTTMLTMINRLTELTDGEIIIDGTPISEHDKIELRRNIGYVIQEIGLFDHMTVGENIGLVPDLRGWDEQRKQDRIDELLELIQLPAGAKDRYPEALSGGQQQRVGVARALAAEPDIMLMDEPFGALDPITREELQDEFVEIQAGLDVTIVFVTHDINEALKMGDKVAVLNKGELVQYDSPRDLLANPKNEFVEDFVGEDRLLKRLSLISVREVMTSHELSDRTETVLHPDDSLKAALQTFYHATEPLSVIEDGTVVGSLSEEDIRDVASDSTVEGVTNV, from the coding sequence ATGATAGAACTCAACGACGTACGCAAGGTCTACGGCGACAGTACCGAGGCGGTCAGTCAGGTGAGTTTCGAGGTCGAACAGGGCGAAACGGCGACGCTGGTCGGCCCGTCCGGGTGTGGCAAGACGACGATGTTGACGATGATAAACCGGCTCACAGAGCTGACCGACGGGGAGATAATCATCGACGGGACGCCGATCAGCGAACACGACAAGATAGAGTTGCGACGCAACATCGGGTACGTCATCCAGGAGATCGGCCTGTTCGACCACATGACCGTCGGGGAGAACATCGGTCTCGTTCCGGACCTGCGGGGATGGGACGAACAGCGAAAGCAGGACCGCATCGACGAACTGCTGGAGTTGATCCAGCTCCCCGCGGGCGCGAAAGACCGGTATCCCGAGGCCCTCTCGGGCGGTCAGCAACAGCGCGTCGGTGTCGCACGCGCGCTGGCGGCCGAGCCCGACATCATGCTCATGGACGAGCCGTTCGGCGCGCTCGACCCGATCACGCGCGAGGAGCTACAGGACGAGTTTGTCGAGATTCAGGCCGGGCTCGACGTGACGATCGTCTTCGTCACACACGACATCAACGAGGCGTTGAAGATGGGTGACAAGGTCGCGGTGCTCAACAAGGGGGAGCTGGTGCAGTACGACTCCCCAAGGGACCTACTCGCGAACCCGAAAAACGAGTTCGTCGAGGACTTCGTCGGCGAAGACCGCCTCCTCAAGCGGCTCTCGCTGATTTCCGTCCGCGAAGTCATGACCTCGCACGAATTGTCCGACCGGACGGAGACCGTGTTGCACCCGGACGACAGTCTGAAAGCCGCGCTACAGACGTTCTATCACGCGACCGAGCCGCTGTCGGTCATCGAAGACGGGACGGTCGTCGGCTCGCTCAGCGAAGAAGACATCCGAGATGTCGCCTCTGACTCCACGGTCGAGGGTGTCACGAATGTTTAG
- a CDS encoding ABC transporter permease, whose protein sequence is MLGNTDLLVEQLLEHMDIAFTSIGIGTVLWVPLGVAIYHYDRFSTPVIGVAGMILTLPSLVLFPLLIPIVGIGTTPAIVALVLYAALPITRNTYTGLEEVDTAVERAGEGLGMTERQLLARVKLPMAVPVIFAGIRQAAVLIIGITTIAAFFGAGGLGASIFAGIRLNLPKQIVGATLVVSLFAILTDYGLGLIQRRIPGGKRGLNA, encoded by the coding sequence ATGCTCGGGAACACCGACCTGCTCGTAGAGCAGTTACTCGAGCACATGGACATCGCGTTCACGTCTATCGGTATCGGAACCGTCCTTTGGGTTCCCCTCGGCGTGGCCATCTACCACTACGACCGGTTTTCTACGCCGGTCATCGGCGTCGCGGGGATGATACTGACCCTGCCCAGTCTCGTGTTGTTCCCCCTGCTCATCCCTATCGTCGGGATCGGAACGACACCCGCGATAGTGGCGCTGGTGCTGTACGCGGCGTTGCCAATCACGCGGAACACGTATACGGGTTTGGAGGAGGTCGACACCGCGGTCGAACGGGCGGGAGAGGGGCTCGGAATGACCGAGCGACAGTTGTTAGCTCGCGTGAAGCTACCGATGGCAGTCCCGGTGATATTCGCGGGAATCCGGCAGGCTGCGGTGCTGATTATCGGTATCACGACGATCGCGGCCTTCTTCGGGGCGGGCGGGCTCGGCGCGTCGATCTTCGCCGGTATCAGGCTCAATCTCCCGAAACAGATCGTCGGGGCGACCCTCGTCGTCTCCCTGTTCGCGATTCTCACTGACTACGGACTGGGACTGATACAGCGACGGATTCCGGGCGGAAAGCGGGGGCTCAACGCATGA
- a CDS encoding glycine betaine ABC transporter substrate-binding protein has translation MVVLLTMRDSLTRRKVLKVAAVGGAASTAGCASSIQGAFGGSTEVTIGGKQFTEQLLLSNMSALMLEDAGVSINDAFPVGGNTANHEAIISGETTHYWEYTGTGWNFHLGNEEEKIRDPEELYNSVNEAYQEEYGIEWLQTADFNNTYIVTANTDWQEETGVETLSGLAEYINDGGEVTWAVSQEYINNPTAFGDLPDFYGYRENMDNVTYERMAIGTINYRAVAEGEVDLGVGFATNPNLQEFDIATIEDDQNWFVIYYPAPIVDQDVLNDTIREALNAPASALDTETMVELNARVSIDEESPENVAQDWLESENLL, from the coding sequence ATGGTCGTTTTACTCACCATGCGTGATAGTCTCACACGGCGAAAAGTGCTGAAAGTGGCGGCAGTCGGCGGCGCGGCCAGTACGGCCGGGTGTGCGAGTTCGATTCAGGGCGCGTTCGGGGGGAGTACAGAGGTCACAATCGGCGGCAAGCAGTTCACCGAGCAACTGCTTCTCAGTAATATGAGCGCGTTGATGCTCGAAGACGCCGGCGTGTCGATCAACGACGCGTTCCCGGTGGGCGGAAACACCGCCAACCACGAGGCAATAATCAGCGGAGAGACCACACACTACTGGGAGTACACCGGGACTGGCTGGAACTTCCACCTAGGGAACGAGGAGGAGAAGATACGGGACCCCGAGGAGTTGTACAACAGTGTCAACGAAGCCTATCAGGAGGAGTATGGCATCGAATGGCTCCAGACGGCGGATTTCAACAACACGTACATTGTGACCGCGAACACGGACTGGCAGGAGGAAACCGGCGTCGAGACCCTCTCGGGGTTGGCCGAGTACATCAACGACGGCGGCGAGGTGACGTGGGCGGTGTCACAGGAGTACATCAACAACCCGACTGCCTTCGGGGATCTGCCCGACTTCTACGGGTACAGGGAGAACATGGACAACGTCACCTACGAACGGATGGCGATCGGGACCATCAACTACCGGGCAGTCGCGGAGGGCGAGGTTGACCTCGGCGTCGGCTTCGCGACGAACCCGAACTTACAGGAGTTCGACATCGCGACCATCGAGGACGACCAGAACTGGTTCGTCATCTATTACCCCGCGCCCATCGTCGACCAAGACGTGCTCAATGACACCATCCGCGAGGCGCTGAATGCCCCCGCCTCGGCGCTCGACACCGAGACGATGGTCGAACTGAACGCTCGGGTCTCGATTGACGAGGAGAGCCCCGAGAACGTCGCACAGGACTGGCTCGAGTCCGAGAACCTGCTATAG
- a CDS encoding helix-turn-helix domain-containing protein: MHEATFHIRGGVPYEEATRNRDITIELWCNNHCDLLHVKGHVTDEVQNEIAETVGIEHSSSSQPGIEETVEGDSEQVIITSQCLRPHTENNIESYLAEHDCLLLPPLRYERGGKVVRVITLDPENLTRFYQDIQESFRVEVHSKRKIDAISQDQPMLSVESLVPDLSERQQEAILMAWQAGYYEIPRETTTEELAGRMDIDRRTFEEHLRLAENKFIGALVNRLLNTRGPN, from the coding sequence ATGCACGAAGCAACATTTCACATTCGTGGCGGCGTTCCCTACGAGGAAGCGACAAGAAATCGAGACATCACCATCGAATTGTGGTGTAATAATCATTGTGATTTGCTACATGTCAAAGGACATGTGACCGACGAGGTCCAAAACGAGATCGCGGAGACGGTCGGCATTGAACATTCGAGTAGCAGTCAACCCGGGATCGAAGAGACCGTCGAGGGCGACAGCGAGCAGGTCATCATCACGTCTCAGTGTCTCCGTCCACACACCGAGAACAACATCGAGAGCTACCTCGCCGAGCACGACTGTCTCCTGCTCCCGCCGCTGCGGTACGAACGGGGGGGCAAGGTGGTCCGCGTCATCACGCTCGACCCGGAGAACCTGACGCGGTTCTATCAGGACATCCAGGAGTCGTTCCGTGTCGAGGTCCATTCGAAACGGAAGATCGACGCCATCTCACAGGACCAGCCGATGCTCTCGGTCGAGTCGCTCGTCCCCGACCTCTCCGAGCGCCAGCAGGAAGCCATCCTGATGGCGTGGCAAGCCGGCTACTACGAGATTCCCCGGGAGACCACGACCGAAGAACTCGCCGGGCGCATGGACATCGATCGGCGAACGTTCGAGGAACACCTCCGACTCGCGGAGAACAAGTTCATCGGCGCGCTCGTCAACCGACTCCTCAACACCCGGGGGCCCAACTGA
- a CDS encoding sulfurtransferase — MSEDVLVTADWVESHLEEFKRDDPAYRLVEVNNPEVTTEEHTSYETAHIPGATFFDWNRDFTDEKRRTIVDREGFARLNAEAGITEDTTVVIYGNGRVPNWYGMFAYWVYSYYGHDDVRALDGGKQYWLANDYPTTTDVPSFTALEYDAGEPDESIRAYKDDVDAAIEGDAALLDGRTPEEFDGEVIAPEGLEPTAQQAGHIPGATNVPMPKVHNEDGTYKSPDELRELYAESGLDGEDSTVTYCRLGERSSIEWFLLHELLDFDAVQNYDGSWTEWGNLVNAPIETADAE; from the coding sequence ATGAGCGAGGACGTTCTCGTCACGGCCGACTGGGTCGAGAGCCATCTAGAGGAATTCAAACGCGACGACCCGGCGTACCGACTCGTCGAGGTGAACAATCCGGAAGTCACGACCGAAGAACACACATCCTACGAGACGGCCCACATCCCCGGGGCGACGTTCTTCGACTGGAACCGAGATTTCACCGACGAGAAACGCCGGACTATCGTCGACCGGGAGGGGTTTGCCCGCCTCAATGCCGAGGCCGGCATCACCGAGGACACGACCGTCGTCATCTACGGTAACGGCCGGGTCCCCAACTGGTACGGGATGTTCGCCTACTGGGTGTACAGCTACTACGGCCACGACGACGTTCGGGCCCTCGACGGCGGCAAGCAGTACTGGCTGGCAAACGACTATCCGACGACGACCGACGTACCGTCCTTCACCGCTCTCGAATACGACGCGGGCGAACCCGACGAGTCGATTCGCGCCTACAAGGACGACGTGGACGCGGCAATTGAGGGCGACGCGGCCCTGCTCGACGGCCGGACGCCCGAGGAGTTCGACGGGGAAGTCATCGCGCCGGAGGGGCTCGAACCGACGGCACAGCAGGCCGGTCACATCCCGGGCGCGACAAACGTGCCGATGCCGAAGGTTCACAACGAGGACGGCACGTACAAGAGTCCCGACGAGTTGCGGGAACTGTATGCGGAGTCCGGGCTCGACGGGGAGGACTCGACGGTCACCTACTGTCGGCTCGGAGAACGGTCGTCGATCGAGTGGTTCCTGTTGCACGAACTCCTCGATTTCGACGCCGTCCAGAACTACGACGGCTCGTGGACCGAGTGGGGGAACTTGGTGAACGCACCCATCGAGACCGCCGACGCGGAGTAG
- a CDS encoding carboxymuconolactone decarboxylase family protein produces the protein MPRIDYVRYDDAPPEIREALDGSAYADSEDRHLFYEMLANVPSVFDRRVEYFGKLMGDGAVPKREKELAYLTVALVTETRFVAATHARYLVDDHDVVPETITALAGGDYSGLSDREQAVVSFARAVVHDPDGVDDEKLAALRMAGYDDGDIVELLLLTCEAQTATTIATVTGMALSDRGETEPTYLPEEFAL, from the coding sequence ATGCCGCGTATCGACTACGTCCGGTACGACGACGCTCCTCCGGAGATCCGAGAGGCACTCGACGGATCGGCCTACGCCGACAGCGAGGACCGGCACCTCTTCTACGAGATGCTCGCGAACGTCCCGTCGGTGTTCGACCGCCGTGTCGAGTATTTCGGCAAACTCATGGGTGACGGCGCAGTCCCGAAACGGGAGAAAGAGCTCGCGTATCTGACCGTCGCGTTGGTCACGGAGACACGGTTCGTCGCGGCGACCCACGCGAGATACCTCGTCGACGACCACGACGTGGTGCCGGAAACGATAACCGCCCTGGCCGGCGGCGACTACTCGGGACTGTCCGACCGCGAGCAGGCGGTCGTCTCGTTCGCCCGTGCGGTCGTCCACGACCCGGACGGTGTCGACGACGAGAAGCTGGCGGCCCTCCGCATGGCGGGCTACGACGACGGTGACATCGTGGAGCTGTTGCTGTTGACCTGCGAGGCACAGACGGCGACGACCATCGCCACGGTAACCGGGATGGCCCTCTCCGACCGTGGCGAGACGGAACCGACCTATCTCCCCGAAGAATTCGCGCTCTGA
- the hutU gene encoding urocanate hydratase codes for MSQDGLEPASETPSDEWLSYQGAPTGTEIECEGWRQEAALRMLNNNLDPEVAEDPENLVVYGGAGRAARSWDAYDAILSELRDLGDEETLLVQSGKPVGRFPTHERAPRVLIANSNLVGNWDNWDHFHELEADGKIMYGQMTAGSWAYIGTQGIIQGTYETLAELARQEYDGDLRGNTVVTSGLGGMSGAQPLAVTMNYGVCIVAEIDESCIDRRIETGYCMEKVETLDEAIERATEAAEAGEPYSVGVHMNAAEMLEEMLERDFVPDVITDQTSAHDVMEGYYPAGYTTEEADTLRERDPDRYREESLDTMERHLDAILTMQDRGAVAFEYGNNIRGQVQEHRDRDDAFDFPGFVPAYIRPQFCRGRGPFRWAALSGDPEDIRRTDEAILELFPEKERLARWIDLAQEQVQFQGLPSRVCWLGYNTDSEGDEAEDSLTERARFALRINELVAEGEISAPVVVTRDHLDAGSVASPFRETEDMKDGTDAVADWPILNALLNCAAGADIVSVHDGGGVGIGNSLHANNHVVLDGSELAEEKARRVFTTDPGMGVVRHADAGYEEAIDEAEESDVQIPMRDN; via the coding sequence ATGAGTCAAGACGGACTCGAGCCGGCGAGTGAGACGCCGAGCGACGAGTGGCTCTCGTATCAGGGTGCCCCGACCGGGACGGAGATCGAGTGTGAGGGGTGGCGACAGGAGGCCGCCCTCCGCATGCTCAACAACAACCTCGACCCCGAAGTCGCCGAAGACCCCGAAAACCTCGTCGTCTACGGCGGGGCCGGACGCGCGGCCCGCTCGTGGGACGCCTACGACGCCATCCTCTCCGAGCTTCGGGACCTCGGTGACGAGGAGACACTGCTCGTCCAGTCTGGCAAGCCTGTCGGCCGGTTCCCAACACACGAGCGGGCCCCGCGAGTGCTCATCGCGAACTCGAATCTCGTCGGGAACTGGGACAACTGGGACCACTTCCACGAACTCGAAGCCGACGGGAAGATCATGTACGGGCAGATGACAGCCGGTTCGTGGGCCTACATCGGGACCCAAGGTATCATCCAGGGGACCTACGAGACGCTGGCCGAACTCGCCAGGCAGGAGTACGACGGCGATCTCCGCGGGAACACCGTCGTCACCTCCGGCCTGGGCGGGATGAGCGGCGCACAGCCGCTCGCGGTGACGATGAACTACGGCGTCTGTATCGTCGCCGAAATCGACGAGTCGTGTATCGACCGGCGCATCGAGACCGGCTACTGCATGGAGAAAGTCGAGACGCTCGACGAGGCCATCGAGCGCGCGACGGAAGCGGCCGAGGCGGGCGAGCCCTACAGCGTCGGCGTCCACATGAACGCCGCCGAGATGCTCGAGGAGATGCTGGAGCGGGATTTCGTCCCCGACGTCATCACCGACCAGACCAGCGCCCACGACGTGATGGAGGGGTACTACCCGGCGGGATACACGACCGAGGAGGCCGACACCCTCCGCGAACGGGACCCCGACCGCTACCGCGAGGAGAGCCTCGACACGATGGAGCGACACCTCGACGCTATCCTGACGATGCAGGACCGCGGCGCGGTCGCGTTCGAGTACGGTAACAACATCCGCGGACAGGTACAGGAACACCGCGACCGGGACGACGCCTTCGACTTCCCAGGGTTCGTGCCGGCGTACATCCGCCCACAGTTCTGTCGGGGCCGGGGTCCGTTCCGCTGGGCGGCCCTCTCGGGGGACCCCGAAGACATCCGCCGCACCGACGAGGCGATCCTGGAGTTGTTCCCCGAGAAAGAGCGTCTCGCACGCTGGATCGACCTCGCCCAAGAGCAAGTGCAGTTCCAGGGGCTACCCAGTCGCGTCTGCTGGCTCGGGTACAACACCGACAGCGAGGGCGACGAAGCCGAAGACTCCCTGACCGAGCGTGCCCGCTTTGCCCTCCGCATCAACGAACTGGTCGCCGAGGGGGAGATATCCGCACCCGTCGTCGTCACGCGGGACCACCTCGACGCGGGCAGCGTCGCCAGCCCGTTCCGCGAGACCGAGGACATGAAAGACGGGACCGACGCCGTCGCCGACTGGCCCATCCTCAACGCCCTCCTGAACTGCGCCGCCGGCGCCGACATCGTCAGCGTCCACGACGGCGGCGGCGTCGGTATCGGTAACTCACTGCACGCGAACAACCACGTCGTCCTCGACGGCTCGGAACTGGCCGAGGAGAAGGCCCGCCGTGTCTTCACGACCGACCCAGGCATGGGCGTCGTCCGCCACGCCGACGCCGGCTACGAGGAGGCCATCGACGAGGCCGAGGAGTCCGACGTGCAGATCCCCATGCGGGACAACTGA
- the hutI gene encoding imidazolonepropionase — protein sequence MTYTVVHDAGEVVTGPADGDRTLDTLTDAAVVIEDGTVSEVGPSDEITADYPPENADTAVDADGNCVLPGFVDSHTHALFAGDRSDEFEAKLSGKSYQDILADGGGILRTVRNVREATDMELAEGLRARLDVMLEHGTTTAEVKSGYGLDTETELRMLSVIDRVDETHPVDLVPTFMGAHAVPEDVTSEAYTESVLTEQLPAVADQGIAQFCDVFCEADVFSVEQSRRILEAGREHSLTPKIHADEFTRLGGSQLAADLSAASADHLLQSTPEDAARLVDSGVTPVFLPGTAFGLDGEYPALEPFRERETLPAVATDFNPNCYAPTLGFAATLACVGIGMTPAEAILSITERGAAAIESSDGSGTVRPGAPGDLVVLDAPSYRHLPYKYDVDLVETVLKNGSVIRS from the coding sequence ATGACCTACACCGTCGTTCACGATGCGGGCGAGGTCGTCACCGGTCCGGCCGACGGGGACCGCACCCTCGATACGTTGACAGACGCGGCCGTCGTAATCGAGGACGGGACGGTCAGCGAAGTTGGGCCATCGGACGAAATAACCGCGGACTACCCGCCGGAAAACGCCGACACCGCCGTCGACGCCGACGGGAACTGCGTCCTCCCCGGCTTCGTCGACTCGCATACCCACGCGCTGTTCGCCGGTGACCGGTCCGACGAGTTCGAGGCGAAGCTCTCGGGCAAATCGTATCAGGACATCCTCGCTGACGGCGGGGGCATCCTCCGAACCGTTCGGAACGTCCGCGAGGCCACCGACATGGAACTCGCCGAGGGGCTCCGGGCCCGCCTCGACGTGATGCTGGAACACGGGACGACGACGGCCGAGGTGAAGTCTGGCTACGGTCTGGACACGGAAACCGAGCTGCGGATGCTCTCGGTCATCGATCGTGTCGACGAGACACATCCGGTCGATCTCGTTCCGACCTTTATGGGTGCACACGCGGTTCCCGAGGACGTGACCTCCGAGGCGTACACGGAGTCGGTACTCACTGAGCAACTCCCCGCGGTGGCCGACCAGGGTATCGCGCAGTTCTGTGACGTGTTCTGTGAGGCGGACGTCTTCTCCGTCGAGCAGTCCCGCCGAATCCTCGAAGCCGGCCGGGAGCATTCGCTCACACCGAAGATTCATGCCGACGAGTTTACGCGGCTGGGCGGGTCACAGCTCGCGGCCGATCTGTCGGCGGCCAGCGCCGACCACCTGCTTCAGTCGACGCCGGAGGACGCAGCCCGTCTCGTCGACAGCGGCGTGACGCCCGTGTTCCTCCCCGGAACTGCGTTCGGCCTCGACGGGGAGTACCCGGCACTGGAGCCGTTCCGGGAGCGGGAGACGCTGCCGGCTGTCGCGACCGACTTCAACCCCAACTGCTACGCGCCGACGCTCGGGTTCGCAGCGACACTCGCCTGTGTCGGTATCGGCATGACGCCCGCCGAAGCGATACTCAGTATCACCGAGCGCGGTGCCGCCGCGATCGAGAGCTCCGACGGCAGCGGGACCGTCCGCCCCGGCGCACCCGGCGACCTGGTTGTCCTCGACGCCCCGTCGTATCGACATCTCCCCTACAAGTACGATGTCGATCTCGTCGAGACGGTCCTCAAGAACGGCAGCGTGATTCGATCCTGA
- a CDS encoding alpha/beta fold hydrolase, which produces MSVTRSHPETDASLLTGSEIESSYRAVNDVELHVVTAGDPDAPLVVLLHGHPDFWYGWRDQIRPLVDAGFRVVVPDQRGCNLSEAPDSIDAYRLSELVADVADLIDSEGRGSAHVVGHDFGGFVAWHLALRRPSLVDRLGILNVPHPTVYRETLRSSPRQLLRSWYVWFYQLPILPEWLLARNGMDNMVDSLELTSNPGTFDQETIDYYRAAWQHTGIRPRIHWYRGFRRSEHPLRASVTQPTLLCWGEDDIALVSSMAERSMEYCATGRLRTFPDASHWVHHERDEVTDALRSHLS; this is translated from the coding sequence ATGTCGGTCACGAGATCACACCCCGAGACTGACGCCTCGTTACTGACTGGCAGCGAGATCGAGTCCTCCTATCGGGCGGTGAACGACGTTGAGTTACACGTCGTCACTGCTGGCGACCCCGACGCGCCACTGGTCGTCTTACTGCACGGGCACCCCGACTTCTGGTACGGCTGGCGCGACCAGATTCGCCCCCTCGTTGACGCGGGCTTCCGCGTGGTCGTCCCGGACCAGCGGGGGTGCAATCTGAGCGAGGCACCCGATAGCATCGACGCCTATCGGCTCTCGGAACTGGTCGCGGATGTCGCCGACCTGATCGACAGTGAGGGCCGAGGGTCGGCCCACGTCGTGGGACACGACTTCGGCGGGTTCGTCGCCTGGCATCTCGCACTCCGGCGCCCGTCGCTCGTCGACCGACTCGGGATCCTCAACGTGCCGCACCCGACAGTGTATCGGGAGACGCTCCGGTCCAGTCCCCGACAGCTCCTCCGGAGCTGGTACGTCTGGTTCTACCAGCTTCCGATACTGCCCGAATGGCTGTTGGCGCGGAACGGAATGGACAACATGGTCGACTCGCTCGAACTGACGTCGAATCCCGGCACGTTCGACCAGGAGACGATCGACTACTACAGGGCAGCCTGGCAGCACACCGGTATTCGACCACGGATCCACTGGTACCGTGGATTCCGCAGATCGGAACACCCACTTCGTGCCAGCGTCACCCAGCCCACGCTGCTCTGTTGGGGCGAAGACGACATCGCGCTCGTTTCCTCGATGGCCGAACGGAGTATGGAGTACTGTGCCACCGGTCGGTTACGGACGTTTCCGGATGCTTCGCACTGGGTCCACCACGAACGAGACGAGGTAACCGACGCACTCCGCAGCCATCTCTCCTGA
- a CDS encoding helix-turn-helix domain-containing protein translates to MRYLTLLVEPKGESAFHPLGEELTAAQSIQRRAIHHVELLTDETVLLLAEASGDQEQYREIMERSPHVSSYLTAGEDPWMAVSQFEPTEVVRNSLQLQRESPLVLDTPIRFTADDTLKVTYLGTDDVFSDLYDYVESVDYMDVDVLQTGEYESDGSTFSRMITDRQEEVLETAVELGYYDEPRQASLEDISDVVGIRPGTVGEHLRKAEHRVFSEIVQ, encoded by the coding sequence ATGCGATATCTCACCCTGTTAGTCGAGCCCAAGGGAGAGAGCGCATTCCACCCACTCGGCGAGGAGTTGACGGCTGCACAGTCTATCCAGCGCCGGGCGATCCATCACGTCGAACTGCTCACCGACGAGACCGTCCTGTTGTTAGCTGAGGCAAGCGGCGATCAGGAGCAGTACAGAGAGATCATGGAGCGTTCCCCACACGTCAGCAGCTATCTCACTGCTGGAGAGGACCCCTGGATGGCTGTCAGTCAGTTCGAACCGACAGAAGTGGTTCGCAACTCGTTGCAACTCCAACGAGAGTCGCCGCTGGTACTCGACACCCCGATCCGGTTCACCGCTGACGATACTCTCAAGGTCACGTATCTCGGGACCGACGATGTCTTCAGCGACTTGTACGATTACGTCGAGAGTGTCGACTACATGGACGTCGACGTCCTCCAGACAGGCGAGTACGAGTCCGACGGGTCGACGTTCAGCAGGATGATCACCGATCGACAGGAGGAAGTTCTGGAGACGGCGGTGGAGCTGGGCTACTACGACGAGCCCCGTCAGGCATCACTGGAGGATATCAGCGATGTCGTCGGTATCAGACCCGGAACCGTCGGCGAACACCTTCGTAAAGCCGAGCACCGGGTATTCAGCGAGATCGTCCAGTGA